The Elephas maximus indicus isolate mEleMax1 chromosome 17, mEleMax1 primary haplotype, whole genome shotgun sequence DNA segment CTGGGGGCCTGAGCGAGAGGCAAAGTCCACAGGCCACATCCTGTCTGCTAGCTGGGTTATGTTTTAACTTCAACCCCTCACTTACCGACCTCTCAAACAATACAACTGACTATTCCCCAACACACCACAGGCCTTAAGGCACACTGTTTGCCAAAATACAGAACCTTTGATGGGAAAAACCCTCCAGTTTTGGTTCTGGttcctttctgttttctctctgttcCTTGCTGTCTCTCACCAGATCAGGATCACTTCCCCTTCTACTACAGAGCGCACAGTATTTCCCCTGAAGCCAAGAAAAAATGACTTTGGACATCAACTCCAGTCCATCTCTGAGCTCCTGTGTCTTTCAATTGGCAGATAACACTGTCAATAATTGTTGTCTGGCATAGGGTAGGTATGCACCAAATATTATCTCCCTTTTCTTTGGCCTACCAACAGGGCCAGAACTAGGGTGAGTCAAGAGAGGCACCTAAGACAACAAATTTAAGGAAACACTCACTCTTAGGGTCACATAAGTATACGGTCAGCACCTGAgagtgagtgcctccttaaattttgcaccctaGGCACCTCTCTCTTGCTTCACCCCAGTCCTGGCCCAGCCTACCAGCTACCTCGCCAATGAAATGTTACATACTTCTCGGCTCTTTCAGGATCACAGACAGCAAAATGGTTTTCTTAAACTCCAGGCTCCCCAGATAGATACTGCAGGCGTAGTTTCCTCCATCAGACTCCTTCACTCCTTGAAGCATGATGGAGCCGTCGTTGCGAGAAATGTCTCCAACCAGGTTTATACGGTTCTGGAAGTGTCCCCAGTTCTGCGGGTACCCCTCAGATACATTGAGTTTGGGATACTGCAACACAACCTCCTTCTAGAAAGGGAAAGGCAAAAAATATGAGGGAAGGGGGTGTGGGAGTAGGAGATCTCAATACTCACAAGCCTCCTTATGCGTAGGCAGTAAAAGTATTATCAGAAAGGATTAGACAACACAAAGTCGTttacacacacgtgtgtgcatgcatatgtggTCATAAACACAGAGAtaatgcctaaaaggaagaccaccACCAAACTAAGAACAATCGTTAAATCTGAAGAGAGGAATGAGGAAAATGAGAACGAAGGACTTTCACTTTTCACATTTctccagtaaaaaagaaaaagtactttTACTTTTTAATGTCATTTTCAATTGGATTTCCAATAGACACCTGAAATATGTCCGAAGCTGAACTCTTAATTTTTCCCCCAAACAGAGTCCTTCCAGTCCATCTCATTTTGATAAACGAAAAAGCCTTCTTCCAGATGCTGAAACTAAGAGTCTTGGAGTCATCCTTAACTCCTCTCTATCTCACACAACTCACATCTAATCCCTCAGCAAATCCTATCACCTCTACCTTCAAAAGATTTTTCAAATCTGGCCACTTCTCACATCCTGCAGTGTTACCACTGCAGCCCAAGCCGCCTCACATCTCACCTGGATTCCTGCAATAGTCTCCCTGGCTATTCCCCCTTTGCATCTATTCTCAGCGGAGTAGCCAGGTGAGCCTTTGGAAAAAAATCATGATAATATtattcctctgctcaaaaccctccaatgaCCCCTTCCCCCTCCAATTTCTACTCAAAGCACAAGGTCCTACATGATCTGATGCactccctcttttcctctctgaCTTCAATTTCTACCTGCTCTTCCCCAAATCCACTTGCATCGCTTTGCTCCAGCCATACCAGCCTTCTTGCTGTGGCTTGAGTActagcctcagggcctttgtacttgctgcttcctatgcctggaatgctcttccctccAGACATACACATGGTTCGTTCCCCTTCAGACATCTGCTCAAATAttaccttctcagtgaggcctccCTAACACCTATATAAAATAACAACCACCATAACCTGGTATTTCCTATCCCCTTTCCCTTCTTTATTGTTCTCCATAGCTTTTACCATTATTAttatatgtttttcttcattattttactGAGTAATTTCCTCCCTCTTGATTATAAGTCCCCACGAGGGCAGAAggtttctctattttgtttactATTATATTCTTCAGTGCCTAGAAGAGTGTTCACCACATACAAAATGCCTTAAAAAatctgttaaatgaatgaatgttggcATTTTTCATAAAAGCATGTACACATTATTATCTTTAAGAGGCTTTTAAGAAAAGGTAGTTGGGTATACAGACATAAACACAAATGGAGAGACTGTGACCTCTTGTTTCTTATGATTCACATTCACAGTCTCAAAATGTCAACTCTCATCCTATTTCCCGCTGTGAGTCACTTGGTGAATGACATTTAAATGCATGACAAGCTCCCAGGGGTGAACCTGGGACTATGTTTAATTCCCCATATGCCATCTTGATGCCACACGttctgattcagactcataaaggAATCAGGTGAATGTAAGTGACCTTTTTTAGAGACATGCCCTGGAATATGTTTTAATTTATAAGTTAAATCTTTTATCAACTTTGCTCCTTAACTTTTACTAATAACAAATTACCTGGGAAGTACCTCAAAACACATCTTGACCCATAAGTACATCGACACACCGTGGCTGGGAGCTATTGGTCTAGTAAAATAACTTGCTGTTTACTGCTTCACAGAGTTCTCATGAAATGCCCCTTCCCTTGGCTCCTGGAAACTGCTAATCCCAACATTTCAAGCATCCGTGCAGACAAAGAAAATTCCCTCTATCACATAAATGAGGCAATGGGGCACAGAAGAAATCtaacaaaaataacccaaaatCACTATGAAGTCATTCTTATGCCTAGACCATAGCTttcctgaataaaaaaaaaaaaaacctcaaaaatcatccccctcctccccccatgATATTCTCAAAGAGAAGAGTGAAGACAAAGGAAACTAAAATGCTAATATGTAGTAGCCAAGTCAAGTACAAAATGTTCTACAGTTACTATCTCTTACCAGTGTCTTGACAACCCCAAAAGTTATgcaacatcatcatcattatcatcatcgtcatcaccatcatcacagtCACCTTTCTCATCAGGAAGCTGAACTTGCTAGGAGGAGCTCCAGTCCTGACAGGCTCCAACACCACCACACAGCACCTGGTAACTAGATTCTCCCTCTCACCACACTGTCCTGACCTCATTGGCCAGGGGCTTCTGGTATGCAGTGATGTTTCTTCCTCCTTACCTTGGTATGCTCTCCTGATGAGAACACCCAGTCTAACCTGGTCACACGTTTCCCTTCTGTGCTCTGGAAAACACACGCCATCTTAGTTGAATCACCCACATGGACCGTGAGCTCTGGGAATAAAAAGGAGAAGGAAGTCAAACCCAAGGTATAATCTATAGAAGTCGAAGATCTTCTGAAAGAGACCATGTTTAGCCAAAGATCCTCAGCAGCAAAATCAATGTCTCTACCAAATACTGCATAGTCCCCTCCACAGGTGACCCAGATAGTTCTGTGCAGACAAAGTACTCAGAGGTCTTTCACTCAGAACCAGCATGGCACCCCTGAGGGTACGAGAATACCCTCTAGCTTCCCACGTTTTCAAGTCCGAGGGTTTCTGCTGTCTTCATACTGCAATAAATGCtccctggagctctggtggagcagtgctcaagagattggctgctaatcaaaaggtgggtggttcaaatttaccagccactccttggaaaccctacatggcagttctactctgtcctgaagggtttttatgagtcggaattgactccatggcaatgggttgttttgttttcatggtctgctttaatggagccctggtggcacagtggctaaagagctaagctgctaaccaaaaggtcagtggttcaaacttaccagatgctccaagggagaaagatgtggcagtccgcttctataaagatttactgccttggaaaccctacggggccgcGGAGTTAGAATCCAAtcatcaacagcagtgggtttggttttcttggaaaccaaactcgttgccatcaagtcagttctgactcatagtgaccctataggacagagtagaactgccccatagggtttccaaggagcatctggtggattcaaactgccaatctttcagttagcagccaagctgttgaccactgcaacaccagggcttcaggtttggtttaaaaaaaaaaaccctttaattcccttctccttctctttttccAGAATTCCTCCTCCATGAATCCCAACCCCATGTCAAATTTATACTAAAGAAAGTACAGAAAATCTTGAAGTCCCCATTTTCTGTTCACCAACTTAGATACCCACTTCTAACATAAACAGGAAGTGAAAAATTATATAACTCTCATTCTTATATAAAACCCCTGATTCTCCTAGCTGAAAGACAGAATCATGGGTGACTCTCTTCAACTCCTTCTATTCTTTTTTGTAAGTTGTCTTAGGACTTGCTGGCTAGGCCTGGCTACAGTACAAGTCACAGGATTCCTTGCTAATTAGGCCAAGACAGCAGATAGCTTTCCCCTagacttttcttctgtttcaatccCTGCCCCCACCTGACTCCCACCTGACCCCCCTTCCCAATTCCTAGGTTCTTTCTTCTGCCTATTTATTTGTACGAGTAGCCTAACCCTCCATATATTTATTGCATAAGTCATTTCAAGAGGTccctaaaaaaaattagatgtttCTGAATTTCTCAACAATGCTCTACACAAATCAACCACAAAGtcaattaagaaatgaaaagtgGGTGATGTCTAGAGAGGCACAAGCCTAGGTCTTAACTGACAGACTTCCTTCAAAAGAGAGTCAAACAAAGCTACCAAAGGAACAAGCATAGGGAATAAGCCGACCTTTTTATCCAAGCTGTTTCCCTGGGAGAACATTAACTTCCTGCCCAGCAGGAGGGATGCACCATGGgagggaaacaaaagaaaatatggtGAAATCCAAGCTCTTTGGAGGAATTATttcaaaagtaataaaaattcactccatcaggtggacgcttgagactgtgttggcatctcctgtctggggcgggggggatgcgaggatagagagagttggaaactggagaaattgtcacgaaaggagagactggaagggctgactcattagggggagagcaagtgggagtacggagtaagatgtatataaacttatatgtgacagtctgacttgatttgtaaacgttcacttgaagctcaataaaagttaataaaaaaaaattcactccaAAGAATACCAGTAGGGAAGGCTGTTGTtatgtcgattctgattcacggcaaccctgtaagacagagtagaactgccccatagggtttcctaggtactTCCCTCTAAATTCATCAGCACATTAAGAACTGAActctacggaaaaaaaaaaaaagaaaaaaaaaagatgcaacaaCATTCTGAGTCATTTCAATATACCAGGCATGTGCCAGACACCTTATAAGTAGTGCATCAGTtagtcattacaatactttgagGTGTAGGCTATTACCTTCCATTTTACGGATAAGAAAACTGAAAGCCCCCAAATGCACATGGCTAGTCAAAGGGAAAGAGAGCCAGCACTCCAACTCAGGCCTGAGTGAAGACAAAGCCCCAGCTCTCTCACTTGCCACGCTGTACCATCTCACCTAAGTGAGGGGatggctgactcagcagcaagaGTACAGGAAGCTAACCTTATTTTCATTTGTAAGAATATTATCTATAATGTTTAAAATgagaatcagaaaaaagaaattgaagtagTAGAatcacagaaaaatttaaaactaaaGGGTAAACTTTGTAGAGAAAATTATAAATGACTGCAAAAACGGAGTTTCAACGTGGAAGGAGGCAATCGCCCTACAGCGAGTTTATGGCGTTTCACTAGGCCACTAGACAAAGTTGTTAGGAGCTGGATCTATTTCCTCTTTGGCTGTCAGGGTGGAAAAAATACAGGTTGCTCCACTGGCTCCTGGGGAAGTATTTGACTACCTTTAAAGTTGTCGTAGCCTGCTTCCATGGATTCTTCAACTCCTTGTAATTGGCTCCTTTTGGTGTCCTCTGTGCCtgctctggggccctggtggcgcagtagttaagagctcaggctgctaaccaaaaagctggcagtttgagtcaccactgctcctcggaaaccctatggggcagttctactgtgccctatttggtcgctacgagttggaatcgactctacagcagtacgttgttttttgtttttgtttttttggtccctgggtggtgcaaatgggtaatgtgcttggcttctaaccaaaaggctggaggttcaagtccaccagaggcacctcagaagaaaggcctgacaatctacttcagaaaaatcagtcctagggaacacagttctactctgacacacatggggccaccaggagtggAGAGCGACTTGACGGTGACCGCTTTCTTGGTTTTTTGGTGTCTCCTCAAAGCAGGAATTGGTGCCCATTTTGTAGGCCATGGTTATTTTGCCAAGTGTGCAGTCACAGCATTAGAGAACAAAGGCAGAAAAAGGAACACAGATAATCCTTGAGAACCCAtctgattcatttttttcttcctggagCGCCACAACCttggaataaagagaaaaatgccagtgggagaaaaaaaaagtaggaaaaaatagaaagaagggATAGAGGGCAAATCACATATTCCTTCTATAACTCTTTATTTTTAGAAATCGAATTCAAGTGAGGGACTCTAATTCAAAAATCGCATTCATTTGAAAAATACTTATTGACTGCTTACACTGTGCAAGACACTGTGCCTAGGGCTGGCTAGGAGGTAAAGAACACAGACTCAGGTGAACAAGGAAGACACACTGAACAGGAGTGATGCGTATCACAAAGGAGGAAGTAGGATACCCTGGGGGAGCTCAGTAAGAGAGTGTGGGCCGAATCTACCCGGGGACTAGAGTCTAGCTCCATAGCTAGACTACGAGCTTTCTGAGGCCATAGACTGCCTTTCTATCTCACGCTCTGAAAGAATACATCTAATTTTGGGCTCTCAACCTTTTTTAAGCAGAAGAATCCTTTCTTCAAACAAAATCTTACCTGGAAGCCCAACCAATAAAGCAGGAAAAAGGGAAACAACTTTCCTTTTGGTTGAAGTGGAGGTAGAAACCATGGAGGCCCACCTGATTAGGTCTTCCCCCAGCCCTCTGCCCCTTTTCACACCCTTTGTGATGCCTAAGAGTTTCCGCACTTAAAGGTTCCACAGAGCAGTTTCAAAACCACCAATCTTCTGAAGCCCCTCCCTccatttacagatggaaaaatgaGGTCCCAAGAAGTTAGAGAGACCGGATCATTTCTTTTATGTCACCCAGAACACTTAACCCGGGTACCATAAAACACGGACATGGCAACAAGTGAATAACTGATGGGAAGTGTCAGGGTAGAGTAAAAAGAACATGGACTTTGTTGTCAGAGGTGCCTAGGCTCAAGTACAGTGAAAACCacgaaagccggaacctgtgtaagacgGACATCTGTCtgggaaggaaaactcaaatattttccactaatagaaccTAAGCCTACCCTAGAAAGCGATAGAAAAGTCATAAGGgtgcaccttgtcaaaggcagaaagaccctggaaaaacaaggcagtcccgtggagttccggctttcacaggtttcactgtactaaaTACGCCATTTAATAAATATGCATTCTTAGGCATttcacttaacctctctaggcctcagttgcatcatctgtaaaatggaaagacCAATGCTTCCTTCATGTGGTTTTCACGAGGATGAAATGGgtttaaagtaataataaaataattgtcatcactatttttctttaaagagaaTCATTTATTGGTGATGGAAAATTGGGCAATGGAtatgggtgatggttgcatgTCGTGACTTATGTAATTAGGAGATgttgtgttttatatttatatatgtatatatttaccataataaatatatacatacagggAGAaagaattacaaagaaaaaaatatttaattgacCTCTAATGAATCAAAAATGAGGAACAGTCGCTGTAGAATTCTTCCCTCTCTTAAAGTCCAATGCTCTAGATAGTCAAATGAGACTAAAGATAACCTTGGATTGTGgtttacaaaaaaataataataataataatttattgagaATCTACTCTGTCGTAAGTACCTAGCTCAAAGCCTGGCATTTGTGCGACAAAATCTGTTCCCTTCCGCCTTTGCACATGGAACCTCTCACCCCTCAGCCCTTCCCTAAGTAAGCACCCGGGTACCTTTGGGCTCTTCTGGTATTACATGCAGCACCACCTCTTTCTTGAACACCAGGCTCTCCATTCTGAGGCGAATTTCACAGGTGTAGGTTCCCTGGTCAGCCTCTGTCACATCTTGGAGCAGGAGAGAGCCGTCATTGCGTGAGATGTCCCCCACCAAGCGCGCACGATTCTGGAAGCGCCCCATAGGCACGCTGAGGTTGGCGTAATAGTACAGCACATATTCGTCCTGAAAGGCAATACAACATTGGGCAAAATCAAAAGTCAAATGTACCAGAcctggatccaaaaaaaaaaaaaaagaccctgtaATATGGAGGCAGCCTAGCCATCATCATCATCCTGATCAAAAAGTACTTGGTACTCAGTTAATAATACTGTGCCAGGCaatattctactctattccacacATTTTTATACCCTGCAGTTTAAGGTAAAATGTAACACCACTCTGAAGATCACTCTGGGGATTCATACTCACAACTTTTGAAAAGCATCTCCCATTTTCACCCTGTTTTCTGCTCTGGCCCACAGATTAGATGTCATTCAAATGCATGGCTCAGTAGGGCGACATGAGAATTCCTAGCATCCTTCCTGTCCTCCTCAAGTCAGCAGGGCATCATGGAAGAGAAGGAGTTATCAACAGGGAGTGATTACAGGCTGGCACAGGGAGCCCTGGCAAATTCTTATTTCTGCTTACACCATGGGGACATCCCTCTGATAACAACAAATAGCAATAAAACACGGAGGGACAGTAGTTTTATAGGAAGAAGTTCctagtggtgcagacagttaaaaGCAAGACCACTtgttaaaaggttggtggtttgaacccacccagaggcacctcagaagacagacctggtgatctgcctctgaaaggtcacagccctgacctTGGAGCAGTTCTTCTGTGCACAtgtgggttgccatgactcagaatcaactcgacggcaactaacaacaacaacagctttataGGGATAACATGGACTATGCTCTGAGTTACAAAAACTATTTTGTTTGCAAGCATTGAGACTTAGGGTTGGTAACAGATTATTTGAGATATATTTCACAAATGATCCTGACATACAAGTATTTCCATGGAATCTCTGATAAGGCTTAATACAATGTTTCCTCCTCCAAAGAGTTTCCATGAAACACCTCTCACCCAAGCGTGCTGCATCTGCTAATCCCAACACTTAGAGCAGCTGGGATGGAGAAAAAGACCACTCCCCAGCACACACATGCAGTAATGGGATGCTGAAGGAATCTGCTCCTCCCTACCACAAAATGGTTATTATGACACCATTCTTGTGCCTAGGCCATAGCTCTTCTGTCTAGGTAGATCCCAAGAAGCATTCCTCTCACTACCTAGGGCAAAAATAGGTAGTGTGCCACTCTACAAATgcagaaggagaaagaggagggaaaCTGAGAGTTTTATGTGCACTGCCTACATCAGCCTCTCGGCAATCTGAAAGTTAAGCATTATCATTCTTATAGCCACCTTCaccttcacagatgaggaagctgaagctcaGCAAGGTTGAGTAATTTGCTCAGCTGGTTACACAGCCAAGTGAGCAAAGCTAAGAGGAGGCTCAGTTCtgacagccttcaaaacccaagCTCTTGCAACACTACCATATGGCACCTGACAACTAGATTCTCCCTTTTCCTCACCATGATGCAGTGAGTTTCTTCCTCCTTACCTTGGCATCCTCTTTGGATGAAAACATCCAGTCTACCTTGGTCACATGCTTCTCTTCTGTGCTCTGGAAAACACACCCCATCAGGACTGAATCACCCACATGGACTGTTAGCTCAGGAGTGGAAACAATCAAGTTGTTCTGGCCCAAGGAGTAATCTATAGAAGTCAAAATCAAGAGGACATATCATCTAGACAAATACCTTCTACAACAAAAATGCATATCAATTACCAATGCACACTTCCCCTCCATTAGATAATCCAACGTCCCAAAGTTCTCAGAGGCCTTTCTTGCAAACCGTCATCCCCAAGGTCAAGAGAAATATCCTTGAGTCATTCACATGGCTCAAGTCAGAGGGTTTCTACAATATTCATACTGTAATAAATGCTATCTGGTCCCTTTCTCCTGTCTAAAGAAAGACAGGAAATCCTGAAGCCCCTACTTTTTGGTCATCAATTTGGACACCCACATCTGCTAACCATAAACAGGAAATAGAATGTCTCTTGCTCTTCATTTCCCACTAGTTTCCTATCTGAAAAGCCAAttcacaggtttggtttggctttccctctttttccattctttttaaaAGCTTGTCTCTAAATATGCTGGCTGATTCTGGCTGTAAAGCAGGTCCTTGTAATTAGGCCAATGCAGAGCACAGCTCTCCCCTTCAATTTCCTCTGTTGGCCCTTTCCCTGCCTTGCCCCCCTCCAGCTTTGCCATCAGCCCTGGCTTTTCAGATTCTAGGTGTCTCTTCCAGCCTCTCTGCACGCATGGCCTGACCTCATTACCTGTACACCGCTCAAGTAAGTccaagaggtcactaaaagaGAAAACCAGTAAACGAACATTTCTTTTTTCACTGCTCTATGCAAACAGACAACAAAATCAAGAAAGACACATACAGATGCTGCCTGGTTCAGATCAAAAAAGAGCCAAGAAACCCTATATGGGAATAAACAGAAAACGTGCCAGGGTTTTCATCTAAGCCGTTTCGCCGAGAGAAGAGAGTTAACTTCCTGCCCCAACAGCAGGCACACACAATAGGGAAGATGGAAGAGAAAACATGAACTCTAAACCCTTCAGAGAGAATTATGTTGAAAGAAATCAAAACTAGCTCCAAACATGATTTGGAATTTCACTGTAAGAAAGAACTGAGCAACTTTATGTGTGGTTAAAGATATCAGAAGctaatttaatttaatattaaaGCACTGTATGTAGAATTAAGTGAAGGGCAGCTAGAGAGCTACAGCAGCACCCAAAGCAAAGAGAAACTTATGCCTGAAGAGTAATCTTTGCAGAGAAATGGGTGCAAAAAGTGagacttcctaaaaaaaaaaaaaatcctacagagGACGAAAAGCTTCCCATGCAGAAGTGCAAAACCCCCGGGACGCCACCTAGCCGCTATCTGCAGCGGTTGGATCTCTTCACTCCCTGGATGGAAGGGCAAAAACCTGCAAGCTGCTTCATAGACTTAGGGGAAATGTCTAAATACCCTCTGAGATGGTTGTAACTCTGcttttatggggaaaaaaaaaatttctccaatACATAACTATTTTCGGTATGGGTTTGTGTATGtgcttgtttgtgtgtgtatgtgtttgtgtgtgtttgaattatttgtgtgtgtgtttgtattatctgtctgtctgtgtatatatgtatttgtgtatgtttgtacggatgtgtgtgtgcatgtgtgtgtgtttgtgtgtgtgtgtatccgcCTGCATGTGTGTGTACCCTATATTGCCTGGAATTAGAGCGGAGGCTACCAGTCTGTACACTTTGCTTAGTCAGTGTTTAGGTCACTATCTGCAGttcaaaaaattattaataaagagaaaaataaaaggctatgggaGAAAAGCACTAATTAATTTCTTCTTCCTGCAGAGCTATATCCATGGAataaagagaaagacaagaaaaaaaaaagaatgaaaatattattAATGTAGCAGAGCCACAAGAAGGGCCCTGTGCAGAAGCCCCCCACCTGGTGGAAGGGGGCAGCCAGGATAGGCTTCCTAGAGGAAATGCAGCCTAAGGGGAAACCTGAAGACTGAGGAAGCTGTGGGTGGCAGTGCTGATGGGGTGCGGTGTAGGAAGTGGGGAGGAGGGGCTCCAGGCAAAGGAAACTACCCCAAATTGGGAAAGACTACGGTGCAATTGCGGAACTGCAAGAAGGCTTGCGTGGTTAAAACGTGAGAACAATGAGCAGGATTCTGGGACTCCGATAATCTCAGTTCCCGATCTGAGGATTAACAGTGGTTTAAAAGATAATGACTGGAAGTGCAGGATGCCACAGAACAAGTTTTTATCACACAGGAGGGTCCCAGAACCCCCAGTAAGGACCCAAAGGCAGCCTTTTCTAATAGAGACAGAAGAAGATTCAGCTTTCCAAGAAAGACTCTGCTACACAGCTTCTCCAACAGCTGTTTCAGCAAAACAGTGTTCTAGGTTAGGGTTTCCATTTTCAACAAACCAAGGGGAATTGAAAATATACGACACTGGTTTTTTAAAATGCACGCAACTTATGAGAAATTAAATAACCCCCCTCAGTCCCCTGGCTTGCACTTACCCAGTAACACGGGCAGCAGGATGAGTTTCAATGGGCAAAACATGCCTCTTTCAGTCGTtcaatcttaaaagaaaaaaatcaggaaatcaTGTCAAGAGAAGTTTATTAATTTAACAAATCAGTAGTGAGTTTGTCTAGTAGGCCAGCCTTCAACTGCAGCCCTGGGATGCAGCATCCAAGACTAGGTCCCTGCTCACGTGGAGTTTACATGTAGGGGAGATGGGATAACAAGAAGCAAATTAGTAAATAATACTGGATGTTGAAAATtgctataacaaaacaaaacagagtggTGTTCAGAGAATCATTCGGAGGCTACTTTAGATTGtcacgagtccctgggtggtgcaaactgttaacgtgctcagctgctaaccaaaaggttggaggtttaagcccaccgaaaggtacctcagaagaaaggcctggcacctacttccaaaaatcagccactgaaaaccctatggagcacaattctactcacacacatggggtcactgtaagttggggTCGATTGGACCAGCAACTAGTTGGTTAGATTGGCTAAAAGGGGAGATAAGTTGCTTTTCGAGAGAAAAAAAGCAAGTGATTGTAGGGTGCCCTTGAGGTGACAACCCTAGACATTCCAAAACCTGAGagtttcacataaaaaaaaaaattacaggataCCCAGCCTGCAATTTTCAGCTATCTCCCCACTAAATTAGAATCACGGCTTTTAAACACATGAAGAATATTCAGGACATGTAGAAAAGGAGAAACACAAATAAGGGGAAAATTTAGGCTCAAATAAGATATTAACCAAGTTCCGTGACACAAAGAAGCCACATGAAAGGTTTATGGcgaggttttttttccttttttaggcaGGGAGGTGTGGGTAGGATGAAAATTGGGCCGTGCGTGggcaaaagtatttttttaatgtttatattatCTCTGTGGTGTTAATTTCACTGCATTTTCACCAGCTCCtgggaaaggattcaccatttaACACAATGCCCCCAAATTTGCTTAGCTAAACAGGAGAACCCTAACTTCAAGGAGTACAGTTCAACCAGTCTTAGGTTCCTACCTATAACTGTGCCTGGTCTCAGCCATGATCCAGCCGCCGACCAGCTTGACACTGGAAGAATCCACCTCAGAAATCTGCTGGAGGGAGAGGTTTTTCT contains these protein-coding regions:
- the JAML gene encoding junctional adhesion molecule-like; protein product: MFCPLKLILLPVLLDYSLGQNNLIVSTPELTVHVGDSVLMGCVFQSTEEKHVTKVDWMFSSKEDAKDEYVLYYYANLSVPMGRFQNRARLVGDISRNDGSLLLQDVTEADQGTYTCEIRLRMESLVFKKEVVLHVIPEEPKELTVHVGDSTKMACVFQSTEGKRVTRLDWVFSSGEHTKKEVVLQYPKLNVSEGYPQNWGHFQNRINLVGDISRNDGSIMLQGVKESDGGNYACSIYLGSLEFKKTILLSVILKEPRTLVTPVTLIPAVLGGNQLVIIVGIVCATILLLAALILIVKRTHRNKSSVNSTTLVKNLENTKKADPEKHVYSSISTREVIEEEESTGKSEATYMIMHPVWPSTRSAQNNPLE